The following are from one region of the Methanoculleus caldifontis genome:
- a CDS encoding polysaccharide deacetylase family protein, with product MTGPSGSPATREAQGGGNAPEVPGAETEARPDPGTPAYPGSVREVDAPPGPRMQAGREAACRMTDLLRRDGEIWDLFTRREEYTGGDRDGYDRFPYYRSRHRDVCVPRASQALTEEGFRCDYPESQPFAICLTHDIDTVYRPLSMKGYEIARSLRDGDLAGAGRIALQLRSKKLPAWNFREIADLEEAYGARSSFYFMALKNGDRECSYAIEDLKQEICTLRDRGWEIGLHGGCRAYRDPAQLLEEKRSLEKVLDREVAGYRNHYLRFRVPDTWELLEEAGFLYDTTLGYPDCTGFRNGMCHPFRPFNLRTGREMEILEVPLVVMDRALLLHMRLSPEQAWSEMERLLAAAKRHHGVVTVLWHNEFLLDPSASLRFYEKLLKYGREEGAWMTGGHELAAWWAKNGLRPPAGADAAGFREGI from the coding sequence GTGACAGGGCCGTCCGGGAGCCCGGCCACCAGGGAGGCACAGGGAGGAGGCAATGCCCCGGAGGTGCCCGGGGCCGAGACGGAAGCCCGGCCGGATCCGGGAACGCCGGCGTATCCCGGCAGCGTCCGGGAAGTAGATGCACCCCCCGGTCCACGGATGCAGGCTGGCAGGGAGGCCGCCTGCCGCATGACGGACCTGCTCAGACGGGATGGGGAGATCTGGGATCTCTTCACCAGGAGGGAGGAGTACACGGGAGGCGACCGGGACGGGTACGACCGGTTTCCCTACTACCGCAGCCGGCACCGGGACGTATGCGTGCCCCGGGCATCGCAGGCCCTCACAGAAGAGGGCTTCCGATGCGATTACCCGGAGTCGCAGCCGTTTGCGATCTGCCTCACCCACGATATCGACACGGTGTACCGGCCCCTCTCCATGAAGGGTTACGAGATCGCCAGGTCGCTGAGAGACGGGGATCTCGCGGGTGCCGGTCGCATTGCTCTCCAGCTCCGCTCAAAGAAGCTCCCCGCGTGGAACTTCCGCGAGATCGCCGACCTTGAGGAGGCCTACGGCGCCCGCTCGAGCTTCTACTTCATGGCCTTAAAGAACGGCGACCGGGAGTGCTCATACGCTATCGAGGACCTCAAGCAGGAGATCTGCACGCTCCGGGACCGGGGGTGGGAGATCGGCCTGCACGGTGGGTGCAGGGCGTATCGCGATCCGGCGCAGCTGCTCGAGGAGAAGAGGAGCCTTGAGAAGGTCCTCGACCGGGAGGTTGCCGGATACAGGAACCATTACCTCAGGTTCCGGGTGCCGGATACCTGGGAGCTGCTGGAAGAGGCAGGGTTCCTCTACGACACCACCCTCGGGTACCCGGACTGCACCGGGTTCCGGAACGGCATGTGCCACCCCTTCCGGCCGTTCAACCTGAGAACAGGCCGCGAGATGGAGATCCTGGAGGTCCCGCTCGTCGTGATGGACCGTGCGCTGCTCCTGCACATGCGGCTGAGTCCAGAACAGGCCTGGAGCGAGATGGAGCGTCTCCTCGCCGCCGCAAAACGGCACCACGGCGTGGTCACCGTCCTCTGGCATAACGAGTTCCTGCTCGATCCGTCGGCATCGCTCCGGTTCTATGAGAAGCTCCTGAAGTACGGCCGTGAGGAGGGCGCCTGGATGACGGGCGGTCATGAGCTTGCGGCCTGGTGGGCGAAGAACGGGCTGCGGCCTCCGGCGGGTGCCGACGCGGCCGGGTTCCGGGAAGGGATCTGA
- a CDS encoding C45 family peptidase yields MGQRNSILVAAIFAAIIILIALVAGIALYPGIWQLPAGDREVTISGNLTSRETGSGTTYVLALYPVVLQKIREMETEAAPYESEHVVAYTTLDAPGTYTITVPRPGEYLIYAWRDTNGDGGINHEDYQEPIGWYRTDDYLLPANVRATGDGVEGIDLELIAPTPYPEEERSVSRGGGGGTLKWMKGYPVLQLRGTVEERAYAQGYLAGPQIRDWVEYVVIEYYARSPTLYENNLLPFIRSNFSANDPYVPAVDEMIRGMQDSGTDMHIDALDRDVTRDDIVAINSLYALMLMRDFVLHEEDAREGGPMCSNAVVWGNLTENDELAGGVIHGKNMDGENDLRKVTVNTLLIVATEPPEGKRVVGVDWPGFYGTYNGMNEEGLILATHSSTGADPALSATDLLDYSTLYMETLLHCQNITEAETYWKSREITRTGGWNTAISEPRKIDPDGVPSVTFESDSYGMAVRMPGDIPPTGIPAILTTNNFYLYDPKTGAAAEGDPAPILPTHHRYIAMNDTLNGFIHEGRSIGTPEMIEVLQSASNSTSYSGVTEYSYIGYPDDMSFAVSQEDLERKILDATYANFTKFSFEEVFR; encoded by the coding sequence ATGGGACAACGAAACTCCATCCTGGTCGCAGCGATATTCGCTGCAATCATCATTCTTATCGCCCTCGTGGCAGGGATCGCTCTCTATCCGGGGATCTGGCAACTCCCGGCAGGGGATAGGGAGGTTACGATATCCGGCAACCTCACCTCCCGGGAGACCGGCTCCGGCACGACGTATGTTCTCGCGCTCTACCCCGTCGTTCTCCAGAAGATACGCGAGATGGAGACGGAGGCAGCGCCTTACGAGTCGGAGCACGTCGTCGCGTACACGACCCTCGACGCCCCCGGCACCTATACCATCACGGTGCCCCGGCCCGGCGAGTACCTCATCTACGCATGGCGAGATACGAACGGGGACGGGGGGATCAATCACGAGGACTACCAGGAGCCCATCGGGTGGTACCGGACCGACGACTACCTGCTCCCGGCGAATGTCCGTGCGACCGGTGATGGCGTTGAGGGTATCGACCTGGAACTGATCGCCCCGACCCCCTACCCTGAAGAGGAGCGGAGTGTCAGCCGGGGGGGCGGCGGGGGAACCCTGAAGTGGATGAAAGGCTACCCGGTCCTGCAACTCCGGGGGACCGTCGAGGAGCGGGCATACGCCCAGGGGTATCTCGCGGGTCCGCAGATCCGCGACTGGGTCGAGTACGTCGTGATCGAGTATTACGCCCGTTCCCCGACGCTGTACGAGAACAACCTTCTCCCCTTCATCAGGAGCAACTTCTCGGCGAACGACCCCTACGTCCCCGCCGTCGACGAGATGATCCGGGGCATGCAGGACTCGGGAACCGATATGCACATCGACGCCCTCGATCGAGACGTCACGCGCGACGATATCGTGGCGATAAACTCCCTGTATGCCCTGATGCTCATGAGGGACTTCGTCTTACACGAGGAGGACGCCCGGGAGGGCGGTCCGATGTGCTCAAACGCCGTCGTCTGGGGCAACCTGACGGAGAACGACGAACTGGCCGGCGGCGTGATCCACGGCAAGAACATGGACGGGGAGAACGACCTGCGGAAGGTCACGGTGAACACCCTGCTCATCGTCGCAACCGAACCCCCGGAGGGAAAACGGGTGGTGGGTGTCGACTGGCCCGGTTTCTATGGGACCTACAACGGCATGAACGAGGAAGGCCTGATCCTGGCCACGCACTCATCGACCGGGGCCGACCCCGCCCTCAGTGCAACGGACCTGCTCGATTACTCCACCCTCTACATGGAGACCCTCCTGCACTGCCAGAACATCACCGAGGCGGAGACCTACTGGAAATCGCGGGAGATAACCCGGACGGGGGGCTGGAACACCGCGATCTCGGAGCCCCGGAAGATCGATCCCGACGGGGTCCCGTCGGTGACGTTCGAGTCGGACTCCTACGGGATGGCGGTCCGGATGCCCGGCGACATCCCGCCGACCGGCATTCCCGCGATCCTGACGACCAACAACTTCTATCTCTACGACCCGAAGACAGGCGCGGCGGCGGAGGGAGACCCGGCACCCATCCTCCCGACCCACCACCGCTACATAGCGATGAACGATACCCTGAACGGGTTCATACACGAGGGCCGCAGCATCGGCACGCCCGAGATGATAGAGGTCCTGCAGTCGGCATCGAACTCCACCAGTTACAGCGGGGTAACCGAGTACAGTTACATAGGCTACCCCGACGACATGTCCTTCGCCGTCTCGCAGGAGGACCTGGAGAGGAAGATACTCGACGCAACATACGCGAACTTCACGAAGTTCTCCTTTGAGGAGGTCTTCCGGTGA
- a CDS encoding GNAT family N-acetyltransferase: MDRTEVRVLDIDEYPAWDALVATSPQGTVFHTSGWLVRTAGSLNQALAILGCYEDDTLIGGCPLLLSNPYKMLRMAMSAALLAPYGGVVTAGTESTKQRERELHTDRVVAAIRDHIIGERFDHVNLVNSPGLGDIRGFTRNGWEAKVYYTYVLPVNSGVFERISKNARRSIRKAEKLGIVAAEHFDPEGYWTLTENTFSKQNSQPPFSRQHLMSLLEIVREKDLGEMWVARTPSDEIAAAEIIVRDEKAVHRWSAASAEEHLNTGAASLLLGEIAASCADRNCSSLNLMAGNRAHLSTFIASFNPDLVPYYGVERCGIRFRLLRGIKGIAGGMGSRTA; encoded by the coding sequence ATGGATCGGACAGAAGTCAGGGTACTCGATATCGACGAATATCCTGCATGGGACGCACTGGTCGCAACCTCTCCCCAGGGAACGGTCTTTCACACGAGCGGCTGGCTGGTCCGGACGGCGGGGTCGCTGAACCAGGCCCTGGCGATACTCGGCTGCTACGAAGACGACACGCTGATCGGGGGGTGCCCCCTTCTCCTGTCAAACCCGTATAAAATGCTCAGAATGGCCATGTCCGCGGCGCTCCTCGCCCCATACGGCGGGGTGGTGACGGCCGGGACAGAGAGCACGAAGCAGCGGGAGAGGGAGCTGCATACCGACAGGGTCGTCGCGGCCATCCGCGATCATATCATCGGGGAGAGGTTCGACCACGTGAACCTGGTCAACTCCCCGGGGCTTGGAGATATCCGGGGTTTCACCAGAAACGGCTGGGAGGCAAAGGTCTACTACACCTACGTGCTCCCGGTGAACAGCGGTGTTTTTGAGCGGATATCAAAGAATGCGCGGAGGAGCATCCGGAAGGCCGAGAAACTGGGCATCGTGGCGGCGGAGCATTTCGATCCCGAGGGCTACTGGACGCTCACGGAGAACACTTTCTCAAAACAGAACTCCCAGCCGCCGTTCTCCCGGCAGCACCTCATGAGCCTTCTGGAGATTGTCAGGGAGAAGGATCTCGGCGAGATGTGGGTCGCGAGGACCCCCTCAGACGAGATTGCTGCGGCCGAGATCATCGTCCGCGACGAAAAGGCGGTCCACCGCTGGTCCGCCGCCTCCGCGGAAGAGCACCTCAACACCGGAGCGGCATCACTGCTCCTCGGCGAAATCGCCGCTTCCTGTGCGGATAGGAACTGCTCTTCGCTCAACCTGATGGCCGGGAACCGGGCCCACCTGAGCACGTTCATAGCAAGTTTCAACCCGGATCTTGTCCCGTACTACGGCGTCGAGCGTTGCGGGATCCGGTTCCGCCTCCTGAGAGGAATAAAGGGGATCGCCGGAGGCATGGGTTCCCGGACGGCGTAG
- a CDS encoding GNAT family N-acetyltransferase, protein MKLKSRYFLILKDGKVAGICPFVEQSMNVFRGLNGIPRSDYNNIVLQESFDPDDVNEVLSLFSKRYSYLFFDTYDPALVEGIEYDNIQNEAGSNMLLDLNHNPPEAIWKDILSKDDRYKVTRFEKGGFTVREVSDGDAIEDFYRYYTENLNHINGYVLPRAYFQRIIDIFSPDEVRVAVLTNNGVFAGGNLALLDPLTKTAYFILLALNRNLPNKYSPTHYLSWEGINWAYENGYERISFGRERPDNPRVRGKQRFGAEPVPVHSRVVLLSKAASRLYRLKKAVQGSGQADEPSRGRVS, encoded by the coding sequence ATGAAGTTGAAATCAAGATATTTCCTGATCTTAAAGGACGGAAAGGTCGCCGGGATATGCCCCTTCGTGGAGCAGTCGATGAACGTATTCAGAGGCCTCAACGGCATACCCCGTTCCGACTACAACAATATCGTGCTTCAAGAGAGTTTCGATCCCGACGACGTCAACGAGGTCTTATCCCTCTTCTCAAAGCGATACTCGTACCTGTTCTTTGACACCTACGACCCGGCCCTGGTGGAGGGGATCGAGTACGACAACATCCAGAACGAGGCCGGGAGCAACATGCTGCTCGACTTAAACCATAACCCCCCGGAGGCTATATGGAAGGATATTCTCTCCAAAGACGACCGCTATAAGGTCACCCGGTTTGAAAAAGGAGGGTTCACGGTTCGGGAGGTCTCGGACGGGGACGCCATCGAGGATTTTTACAGGTATTATACCGAGAACCTGAACCACATAAACGGGTACGTCCTGCCGCGTGCATACTTCCAGAGGATCATCGACATCTTTTCCCCGGATGAGGTGAGAGTTGCGGTTCTGACGAACAACGGCGTCTTTGCCGGCGGCAATCTGGCATTACTGGATCCCTTAACGAAGACGGCCTACTTCATACTCCTTGCACTGAACCGGAACCTCCCGAACAAATACTCGCCCACCCACTACCTCTCGTGGGAGGGCATCAACTGGGCGTACGAGAACGGCTACGAACGGATATCGTTCGGACGGGAGCGGCCGGACAACCCCCGCGTCCGGGGCAAACAGAGGTTCGGCGCGGAACCGGTTCCAGTCCATTCGCGGGTCGTCCTCCTCTCAAAAGCGGCTTCCCGGCTATACCGGTTGAAGAAAGCCGTCCAGGGGAGCGGGCAGGCGGATGAGCCTTCCCGGGGCAGGGTGTCCTGA
- a CDS encoding GNAT family N-acetyltransferase, with protein sequence MRWKQILEDVFDLKLRYYLILNDSRVVGISPWIEQSVLNFRGLVSVPHSEENGIVLDDRLGADCLDTIFSLFAKKYSFLHFNASHPALSNGIGFTHEATVDTGHMVADLRETPPETLWAGLSKSTKRSIRTFENDGFQVHEVRQSGDLKDFYHYYTRNLTHIGGEILPLAFFERVWDLFPQEELRSTVLTKDDIFAGGSVALLDPARKTFYGSYMALNRDLPNRYTPAYYVMWENINWAWKNGYERLFFGRQRPDPENPRFQNKVKLGARYQPIRYNLVLLSRPIQISYKVRGMLSGIRNA encoded by the coding sequence TTGAGGTGGAAGCAGATCCTTGAGGATGTCTTTGACCTGAAGCTGCGATACTATCTCATCTTAAACGATAGCCGGGTCGTCGGGATAAGCCCCTGGATCGAGCAGTCGGTGTTGAATTTTCGAGGGCTCGTCAGCGTCCCTCATTCAGAAGAGAACGGCATCGTGCTCGACGATCGGCTCGGCGCCGACTGCCTCGATACGATCTTTTCGCTCTTCGCGAAGAAGTACTCGTTTCTCCACTTCAATGCGAGTCACCCCGCCCTGTCGAACGGGATCGGGTTCACTCATGAGGCGACCGTGGATACGGGCCATATGGTCGCGGACCTGCGGGAGACCCCGCCCGAAACCCTGTGGGCCGGGCTCTCGAAGAGCACGAAACGTAGCATACGCACGTTCGAGAACGACGGGTTTCAGGTACACGAGGTCCGCCAGTCCGGTGATCTCAAAGATTTTTACCACTACTACACCCGGAACCTGACGCACATCGGCGGCGAGATCCTGCCGCTTGCCTTCTTTGAGAGGGTATGGGACCTCTTCCCCCAGGAAGAACTGCGGAGCACCGTTTTAACAAAGGACGACATCTTTGCAGGCGGTTCGGTGGCCCTCCTCGATCCGGCCAGAAAGACCTTCTATGGGAGTTACATGGCGTTGAACCGGGATCTCCCGAACCGGTACACCCCTGCGTACTACGTCATGTGGGAGAATATCAACTGGGCGTGGAAGAACGGGTATGAGCGGCTGTTCTTCGGACGACAGCGACCGGACCCGGAGAACCCCCGTTTCCAGAATAAGGTAAAATTAGGAGCCCGGTACCAGCCGATCCGTTACAATCTCGTCCTGCTCTCCAGGCCCATCCAGATATCGTATAAGGTCCGGGGTATGCTCTCCGGGATCCGGAACGCTTAA
- a CDS encoding glycosyltransferase family protein — MDVIVLDAHPVEDVRIERHITYLAGQGLNVCRIHFNYPDESAEPGIFSQYGAKGFRINRFQFQGKTRTLFFMGYCLRRKILADCREALSALGIDPARPSIIHVHDPLLLPLAGMLAKNSLPNSRVVYDRHEVYEEWVHFGRFSIPLFYEDLAKRWISGAVVVSERHLDAVGGLFPGSQVVAVPNYAASAAYDTSAIDEKVHHSGPHPEIHAVYIGSLNNAADRDVDLLLEIADSAIRAYDNVTFSIGGTSMDEGSRAKIEELARKHDGRFRFLGYVHREKTVELTEKAHIGFLLVRPDARYWVKTSPNKIYEYLVCGTVPIVRADIDHADRLRACSLIFDRTDENETVIQAVLDLLANPEELKRHMSTARELSTGYTWESVACRYVELYTRLLAPGTVSGL; from the coding sequence ATGGACGTCATCGTTCTGGATGCACATCCGGTGGAGGATGTAAGGATTGAGCGGCATATCACCTACCTTGCCGGGCAGGGTCTCAATGTCTGCCGGATACATTTCAACTACCCCGACGAGTCCGCCGAACCGGGCATCTTCTCCCAGTACGGGGCAAAGGGGTTCAGGATAAACCGCTTCCAGTTCCAGGGGAAGACCAGGACCCTGTTTTTTATGGGATACTGTTTGAGGCGGAAGATACTTGCCGACTGCCGCGAAGCGCTCAGCGCACTCGGGATCGACCCCGCACGGCCATCCATCATTCACGTCCACGATCCCCTGCTGCTGCCGCTGGCAGGCATGCTGGCGAAGAACAGCCTGCCGAACTCCCGTGTCGTCTACGACAGGCATGAAGTCTATGAGGAGTGGGTTCACTTCGGGCGGTTCTCCATACCGCTCTTCTACGAAGACCTCGCAAAGCGGTGGATCTCCGGAGCGGTCGTCGTCTCGGAGCGCCACCTGGACGCGGTCGGCGGGTTGTTTCCAGGGTCGCAGGTTGTAGCGGTCCCGAACTATGCGGCATCGGCAGCCTACGATACGAGCGCGATCGATGAGAAGGTCCATCATTCCGGCCCTCACCCGGAGATACACGCCGTATACATAGGGAGCCTCAACAATGCTGCCGACAGGGACGTCGACCTCCTCCTCGAGATCGCCGATTCGGCCATCCGCGCATACGATAACGTGACCTTCTCCATCGGCGGAACCTCCATGGACGAGGGGTCGAGGGCGAAGATAGAGGAGCTCGCCCGAAAGCACGACGGCAGGTTCCGGTTCCTCGGCTATGTCCACCGGGAGAAGACGGTCGAACTCACCGAGAAGGCGCACATCGGCTTCCTCCTGGTGAGGCCGGACGCGAGGTACTGGGTGAAGACCTCGCCGAACAAGATCTACGAGTACCTGGTCTGCGGCACGGTTCCCATCGTCAGGGCCGATATCGATCACGCCGACCGGCTGAGAGCATGCTCGCTGATCTTTGACCGGACGGACGAGAATGAGACGGTCATACAGGCGGTCCTCGACCTGCTGGCTAACCCCGAAGAACTGAAGCGGCACATGAGCACCGCAAGGGAGCTGAGCACCGGCTACACCTGGGAGTCCGTGGCGTGCCGGTACGTCGAGCTCTACACCCGGCTGCTCGCTCCCGGTACTGTCTCCGGTCTCTGA